The Gemmata palustris genome includes a region encoding these proteins:
- a CDS encoding sigma-70 family RNA polymerase sigma factor, with translation MTHTDATALLEQWLPLARGLARKWAHRHPRHADDLESAATLALWRLAQKIARGELEADPGRPRRVAGLVRLAVKWAITAVLKHHRRCKRALVVNPFPELDPDTGEYLDPLALVADRSPDVGHDLDARDEVHSLFELAELSPRYREAALRVLGRGEPARVLAREQGCTDKRVSQVVRGAVAKLRAAAEVA, from the coding sequence GTGACCCACACCGACGCCACCGCGCTCCTGGAACAGTGGCTCCCCCTCGCCCGCGGGCTCGCGCGCAAGTGGGCGCACCGGCACCCGCGGCACGCGGACGATCTGGAGAGCGCCGCCACGCTCGCCCTGTGGCGCCTGGCCCAGAAGATCGCGCGCGGGGAACTCGAAGCGGACCCGGGGCGCCCGCGGCGGGTCGCGGGGCTAGTGAGGCTTGCCGTGAAGTGGGCGATCACCGCCGTGCTCAAGCACCACCGGCGGTGCAAAAGAGCCCTCGTCGTGAACCCGTTTCCGGAACTCGACCCCGACACGGGCGAGTACCTCGATCCCCTCGCCCTCGTGGCCGACCGGTCCCCGGACGTGGGCCACGACCTCGATGCACGGGACGAAGTACATTCCCTGTTCGAGCTGGCGGAGTTGTCACCGCGGTACCGGGAGGCGGCGCTTCGGGTGCTCGGGCGCGGCGAGCCGGCCCGGGTGCTCGCACGGGAGCAGGGCTGCACGGACAAGCGGGTGAGCCAAGTCGTGCGGGGCGCTGTGGCGAAGCTCCGGGCCGCGGCCGAGGTCGCGTGA
- a CDS encoding DUF4240 domain-containing protein, translated as MPTLIARRIVHNWNLWGAAYIINGGCSDDGFEYFCRWLVLRGREVFQAAVTNPDTLADVVHPDDGDAECECYPAMRAWFAATKTQENDAGYAALHAAEKARYPNSPRYPELGERWDFDDDTEVRKRLPRLSALYMDGDAGE; from the coding sequence GTGCCGACGCTAATAGCCCGCAGAATCGTCCACAACTGGAACTTGTGGGGCGCAGCGTACATCATTAACGGCGGGTGCTCGGACGACGGGTTCGAGTATTTCTGCCGGTGGCTCGTTCTGCGCGGGCGCGAGGTGTTCCAGGCCGCGGTCACGAACCCGGACACGCTCGCCGACGTGGTCCACCCGGACGACGGTGACGCTGAATGTGAGTGCTACCCGGCGATGCGGGCGTGGTTCGCTGCCACCAAAACCCAAGAGAACGACGCCGGGTACGCTGCACTCCATGCGGCGGAAAAAGCCCGATACCCGAACAGCCCGCGGTACCCCGAGCTGGGCGAGCGCTGGGACTTCGACGACGACACGGAAGTGCGAAAGCGGCTCCCGCGCCTCTCGGCGCTTTACATGGACGGGGACGCGGGCGAATAA
- a CDS encoding DUF4240 domain-containing protein, whose protein sequence is MDWKPFWKVIEDAYRPDPIDHFEALKERLGDLKWFEVIEFQARFDEAIASANLIDLWGAAYLINGGCSDDGFRDFRVWLVGRGRHPYEHALRNPDSLAEILDGDPVDGFGLDAAALRVYEEKTGMSDFYTRLDRAEADAPPPPPEGADWDFEDEAEMRQRFPKLCHLYLIPERDE, encoded by the coding sequence ATGGACTGGAAACCGTTCTGGAAGGTCATTGAGGACGCCTACCGACCGGACCCGATCGACCACTTTGAAGCGCTCAAGGAGCGGCTCGGCGATCTGAAGTGGTTCGAGGTCATCGAATTCCAGGCGCGCTTCGACGAAGCCATCGCGTCCGCGAACCTCATCGACTTGTGGGGCGCCGCGTACCTCATCAACGGCGGGTGCTCGGACGACGGGTTCCGCGACTTCCGCGTCTGGCTCGTCGGGCGCGGGCGGCACCCCTACGAGCATGCACTTCGCAACCCGGATTCGCTCGCGGAAATCCTCGACGGCGACCCCGTGGACGGTTTCGGGCTCGATGCCGCGGCGCTTCGCGTGTACGAAGAGAAGACCGGCATGAGCGACTTCTACACGCGGCTCGACCGCGCCGAAGCGGACGCCCCTCCCCCACCGCCCGAGGGCGCGGATTGGGACTTTGAAGACGAAGCCGAGATGCGCCAGCGGTTCCCGAAGCTGTGCCACCTGTACCTGATCCCGGAACGCGACGAGTGA
- a CDS encoding class I SAM-dependent methyltransferase codes for MSTPFKDHFSGHAGDYRTFRPTYPPELFTFLASVVPAQGLVWDCGTGSGQAAVVLAEHFTRVFATDASAEQVKNAEPHPKVEYVVAPAEKCPLPDASADLVTVAQALHWFDLERFFAEVNRVCKPGGALAVWSYDLHSVNAEVDPVLDRLQSEFVGPYWPPERALVDAGYRTIPFPFDEIAVPPFEMSADWDLPTLIGYMNTWSATKRFQTANGFNPVERLDDALTAAWGAPATVRTVCWKFVLRVGRVSEAKP; via the coding sequence ATGAGCACCCCGTTCAAGGACCACTTCTCCGGGCACGCGGGGGATTACCGCACGTTCCGCCCGACGTACCCGCCGGAGCTGTTCACGTTCCTCGCGTCGGTTGTCCCGGCGCAAGGCCTCGTCTGGGACTGCGGTACCGGCAGCGGGCAGGCGGCCGTCGTGCTAGCCGAACACTTCACCCGCGTCTTCGCCACGGACGCCAGCGCGGAGCAAGTGAAGAACGCGGAACCGCACCCGAAAGTCGAATACGTCGTCGCGCCCGCCGAAAAGTGCCCGCTCCCGGACGCGAGCGCGGACCTCGTTACGGTTGCACAAGCGCTGCACTGGTTCGACCTCGAGCGCTTCTTTGCCGAAGTGAATCGCGTGTGCAAGCCGGGCGGCGCGCTCGCAGTGTGGAGCTACGACCTTCACTCCGTGAACGCGGAAGTCGATCCCGTGCTCGATCGTTTGCAGAGCGAGTTTGTTGGCCCGTACTGGCCGCCGGAACGCGCGCTCGTGGACGCGGGCTACCGCACCATTCCGTTCCCGTTCGACGAGATCGCGGTGCCGCCCTTTGAGATGTCCGCGGACTGGGACTTGCCCACGCTCATCGGATACATGAACACGTGGTCCGCGACGAAACGGTTCCAAACGGCGAACGGCTTTAACCCAGTCGAGCGGCTCGACGACGCGCTCACCGCCGCGTGGGGCGCCCCCGCGACCGTTCGCACCGTGTGCTGGAAATTCGTGCTCCGCGTCGGTCGCGTAAGTGAGGCAAAGCCGTGA
- a CDS encoding amidohydrolase family protein, whose amino-acid sequence MNRRSFLAASAATVTTGSFAKVPAEDKTMLPVVDTHQHLWNLDQFKLAWFDPKTPEGKILGHSFTPTEYAKATEGLNVVKAVYMEVDVVPEQQQKEADYLIELCKSGKTVTCAAVLSGRPNSDGFAQYAKQFKYSKYVKGIRQVLHVKDTPAGYCLDEKFVKGIQLLGDLGLSFDLCVRPAELPDFVKLVDKCPGTRFILDHCGNGNLKHTAAERDQWKKDMTAIAAKKNVVGKVSGFIATAPERGKAKLEDLAPVINHTMDAFGPDRVMFGGDWPVCLLGVEKYGDWLNALKTVVKDRPQDQQKKLFHDNAVKFYGLGA is encoded by the coding sequence ATGAACCGTCGCTCCTTCCTCGCCGCGTCCGCGGCGACCGTCACAACCGGTTCGTTCGCCAAAGTACCCGCGGAAGACAAAACCATGCTCCCCGTCGTCGATACGCACCAGCACCTGTGGAACCTCGATCAGTTCAAGCTCGCGTGGTTCGACCCGAAGACGCCGGAGGGGAAGATCCTCGGCCACAGCTTCACCCCGACCGAGTACGCGAAGGCGACCGAGGGGCTGAACGTGGTGAAGGCCGTCTATATGGAAGTGGACGTGGTGCCCGAACAGCAGCAGAAGGAAGCCGATTACCTCATTGAACTGTGTAAGAGCGGGAAAACGGTGACGTGTGCCGCGGTGCTGTCGGGACGCCCGAATTCCGATGGCTTCGCCCAGTACGCGAAGCAGTTCAAGTACAGCAAATACGTGAAGGGCATCCGCCAGGTTCTGCACGTGAAGGACACGCCGGCGGGCTACTGCCTCGACGAGAAGTTCGTGAAGGGCATTCAACTGCTCGGCGACCTCGGGCTGAGCTTCGATTTGTGCGTGCGCCCGGCGGAACTCCCGGACTTCGTCAAACTCGTGGACAAGTGCCCGGGCACGCGGTTCATTCTCGACCACTGCGGCAACGGCAACTTGAAGCACACGGCGGCCGAGCGCGACCAGTGGAAGAAGGACATGACCGCCATCGCCGCGAAGAAGAACGTGGTGGGCAAGGTGAGCGGGTTCATCGCCACGGCCCCCGAGCGCGGGAAGGCGAAACTCGAAGACCTCGCCCCGGTCATCAACCACACGATGGACGCATTCGGCCCGGACCGCGTGATGTTCGGCGGCGACTGGCCGGTCTGTCTGCTCGGCGTCGAGAAGTACGGCGACTGGTTGAACGCGCTAAAGACCGTGGTGAAGGACCGCCCCCAGGACCAGCAGAAGAAGCTGTTCCACGACAACGCGGTCAAGTTCTACGGTCTCGGCGCCTGA
- a CDS encoding NAD-dependent epimerase/dehydratase family protein yields MNTPKRILVTGSAGRLGRAAVAELVARGHHVIGFDVLPTPGLPPERSIVAGLLDLGTLYRAATGADAIIHLAATPDDAKYPRGAAPDDGDNFVSELVPNNVIGPYQVMEAARALKIPRVVLASTGQVIDGHLVARNVPVTPESPPRPRYLYACTKVFLEALGQVYAKEHGIEVLAVRLGWCPRPGQEEEFRQSELGPDVYLSPGDAGRFFAATVEVAKLPPFAVVYATSLHTQIRQYDLTSSRELLGWEPRDRWPTE; encoded by the coding sequence ATGAACACACCCAAGCGAATCCTCGTTACCGGTTCCGCCGGGCGGCTCGGTCGCGCGGCCGTGGCCGAACTCGTTGCCCGCGGGCACCACGTCATCGGGTTCGACGTGCTCCCGACACCGGGGCTCCCGCCCGAGCGGTCGATCGTCGCCGGGCTGTTGGACTTGGGAACCTTGTACCGAGCGGCAACCGGTGCGGACGCGATCATTCACCTCGCGGCAACGCCGGATGACGCCAAGTACCCGCGCGGCGCAGCGCCGGACGACGGCGATAATTTTGTTTCAGAGTTGGTGCCGAACAACGTCATCGGACCGTACCAGGTGATGGAAGCGGCCCGCGCGCTGAAGATTCCGCGGGTCGTACTCGCCAGCACGGGGCAGGTGATTGATGGCCACCTCGTTGCCCGGAACGTACCGGTTACGCCCGAGTCCCCTCCGCGCCCGCGGTACCTCTACGCCTGCACCAAGGTGTTCCTCGAAGCGCTGGGGCAGGTGTACGCGAAGGAGCACGGAATCGAGGTGCTCGCGGTGCGGCTCGGCTGGTGCCCGCGTCCGGGGCAGGAAGAAGAGTTCCGCCAGAGCGAGTTGGGGCCGGACGTGTACCTCAGCCCCGGCGACGCGGGCCGGTTCTTCGCGGCAACGGTCGAAGTCGCGAAGCTCCCGCCGTTCGCGGTCGTGTACGCGACCAGCCTCCACACTCAGATCCGGCAGTACGATTTGACCTCGTCGCGCGAACTTTTGGGGTGGGAACCGCGCGACCGGTGGCCAACCGAATGA
- the recD2 gene encoding SF1B family DNA helicase RecD2, with product MSEQVTGVIERITHHNPDNGYCVLRVVARGHRDVLTVVGSAQQIVAGEYITATGTWVTDRNYGLQFKAAEIKTNPPHTVEGIAKYLGSGLVKGIGPGYAKRIVEVFGDKTLDVIDKSPEYLSQVKGIGPKLIEKIRRSWEEQRESRKIMVFLQSHGIGTARAVRIYKTYGDQAIELIKSNPYRLSADIWGVGFDTADKLAVSLGIPRDSPFRAQAVVRHVLQEETGNGHVGYPEELLRERAGQMTGIEPNGIIDAIEQLRITDEIVRDSIGRATGGRLPNPRPSFSPPSFLGKGAGGVGSSSNPSPTPPLNGEGLNTEDTSSAPLSEGRGDGGVGSSGAAGGVGSSLEDNLIFLKPLFLAELGVARSVKALANGPHPLPAVNVDAAVAWVEKKMGIAFAVSQRAAIKAAVTHKLMVVTGGPGTGKTTIVRAIIEMFLAKSLRVLLTAPTGRAAKRLNESTGREAKTIHRLLEFNPQQRQFTRNAEDPLDVDLLVVDETSMVDVVLMNKLLQAVPPYACVVLVGDVDQLPSVGAGSVLTDLIESKTIPVARLTEVHRQAESSWIVRAAHAINHGMEPQSAPPGGDGDFYFIEANDPEAITERVIQMVRDRIPAKFKLDPFRDIQVLSPQVKTPLGVANLNRELQAALNPARPGVAEVKRYDSAFRVGDKVMQIQNNYDREVFNGDIGRIAEIDNDDQMMVVDYDGRPVEYEFSDLDELQLAFACTIHKSQGSEYPAVVIPVHTQHFVMLQRNLLYTGITRGRKLVALVGSRKALWIAVNTADTKKRYSLLKWRIKPDE from the coding sequence ATGTCCGAGCAAGTCACCGGTGTGATCGAGCGCATCACGCACCACAACCCGGATAACGGGTATTGTGTGCTGCGGGTCGTCGCGCGCGGGCACCGCGACGTGCTCACGGTCGTCGGGAGCGCGCAGCAGATCGTCGCGGGGGAGTACATCACCGCGACCGGCACGTGGGTCACGGACCGCAATTACGGGCTCCAGTTCAAAGCGGCCGAGATCAAAACGAACCCGCCGCACACGGTCGAGGGGATCGCCAAGTACCTCGGTTCCGGTCTGGTGAAGGGCATCGGCCCGGGCTACGCGAAGCGCATCGTCGAAGTGTTCGGCGACAAAACGCTCGACGTCATCGACAAGTCGCCCGAGTACCTCTCGCAAGTGAAGGGCATCGGCCCGAAGTTGATCGAGAAGATCCGGCGGAGCTGGGAAGAACAGCGCGAGTCGCGAAAAATCATGGTCTTCCTCCAGTCGCACGGGATCGGAACCGCGCGCGCCGTTCGCATCTACAAAACCTACGGCGACCAGGCGATCGAACTCATCAAATCGAACCCGTACCGCTTGAGCGCGGACATTTGGGGGGTCGGGTTCGACACCGCCGACAAACTGGCGGTGAGTTTGGGCATCCCGCGCGACTCGCCGTTCCGCGCGCAGGCGGTTGTGCGCCACGTGCTTCAGGAAGAAACCGGAAACGGGCACGTCGGCTACCCCGAAGAGTTGCTCCGCGAGCGCGCCGGCCAGATGACCGGAATCGAGCCGAACGGCATCATCGACGCGATCGAACAACTGCGCATCACGGACGAGATCGTCCGCGACAGCATCGGCCGAGCGACCGGGGGGCGGTTACCTAACCCCCGCCCTAGCTTTTCTCCCCCTTCCTTCTTAGGGAAGGGGGCCGGGGGGGTAGGTTCTTCCTCTAACCCCTCCCCAACCCCTCCCCTAAACGGAGAGGGGCTTAATACCGAAGACACTTCTTCCGCCCCTCTCTCTGAAGGGAGGGGGGACGGGGGGGTAGGTTCTTCGGGCGCGGCCGGGGGCGTAGGTTCCTCACTCGAAGACAACCTCATCTTCCTGAAGCCGCTGTTCCTCGCGGAACTGGGGGTCGCGCGGTCGGTCAAAGCACTCGCGAACGGGCCGCACCCGCTACCCGCGGTGAACGTGGATGCCGCGGTCGCGTGGGTCGAGAAAAAAATGGGGATCGCGTTCGCTGTGAGCCAGCGCGCGGCGATCAAAGCGGCCGTCACGCACAAACTCATGGTGGTGACGGGCGGCCCCGGTACCGGGAAAACGACCATCGTCCGGGCCATCATCGAGATGTTCCTCGCGAAGTCGCTCCGCGTGCTGCTGACGGCCCCCACCGGGCGCGCGGCGAAGCGCCTCAACGAGTCCACCGGGCGCGAGGCCAAAACCATTCACCGGTTGTTGGAGTTCAACCCGCAACAGCGCCAGTTCACTCGCAACGCCGAAGACCCACTCGACGTCGATTTGCTCGTAGTCGATGAAACGTCGATGGTCGATGTCGTGCTGATGAACAAGCTGCTCCAGGCGGTTCCGCCGTATGCGTGCGTCGTGCTCGTGGGGGACGTGGACCAGCTCCCGTCGGTCGGCGCCGGTTCGGTGCTCACCGACCTCATCGAATCGAAGACGATACCCGTCGCCCGACTCACCGAAGTCCACCGACAGGCGGAGAGCAGTTGGATCGTGCGCGCCGCGCACGCGATCAACCACGGCATGGAGCCTCAATCCGCACCGCCCGGGGGCGATGGGGATTTTTACTTCATTGAGGCCAACGACCCGGAGGCGATCACCGAGCGCGTCATTCAGATGGTGCGCGACCGCATCCCGGCGAAGTTCAAACTCGACCCGTTCCGCGACATCCAGGTGCTCTCGCCGCAAGTGAAAACACCACTCGGGGTCGCGAACCTGAACCGGGAACTGCAAGCTGCGCTGAACCCCGCGCGGCCCGGGGTCGCGGAGGTGAAGCGGTACGACTCGGCGTTCCGGGTCGGCGACAAGGTGATGCAGATCCAGAACAATTACGACCGCGAGGTGTTCAACGGCGACATCGGCCGCATCGCGGAAATCGATAACGACGATCAGATGATGGTGGTGGATTACGACGGGCGCCCGGTCGAGTACGAGTTCAGCGACCTGGACGAACTCCAGCTCGCGTTCGCGTGTACCATTCACAAGAGCCAGGGGAGCGAATACCCCGCGGTGGTGATCCCGGTCCACACGCAGCACTTCGTGATGCTCCAACGGAACCTGCTCTACACGGGCATCACGCGCGGGCGGAAGCTAGTCGCGCTTGTTGGGAGCCGTAAGGCACTGTGGATCGCGGTGAACACCGCCGACACCAAGAAGCGCTACTCGCTGCTGAAATGGCGCATCAAGCCGGACGAATAA
- a CDS encoding nuclease A inhibitor family protein — protein sequence MAKTTPVLKELKAAAKGLLFPSESDAPMEAFAWPGGDGPPDEAAVRANAKADKDAPVEQLTVPELTRTIPSESRGDFLHLFATLAHHLSGVTVFKVGEVNIDVYIVGRTTDGQYAGVKTQVVET from the coding sequence ATGGCGAAAACGACACCGGTTCTGAAGGAACTCAAGGCGGCCGCGAAGGGACTGTTGTTCCCCAGCGAGTCGGACGCACCGATGGAGGCGTTCGCGTGGCCTGGGGGCGACGGCCCGCCGGACGAGGCCGCGGTGCGCGCGAACGCGAAGGCCGACAAGGACGCGCCCGTCGAACAGCTCACGGTCCCGGAACTCACGCGGACGATCCCGAGTGAGAGCCGCGGGGATTTTCTCCACCTGTTCGCGACGCTCGCGCACCACCTCAGCGGCGTGACCGTGTTCAAGGTGGGTGAGGTGAACATTGATGTGTACATCGTCGGCCGCACCACGGACGGGCAGTACGCCGGTGTGAAGACCCAGGTCGTAGAAACGTGA
- a CDS encoding DNA/RNA non-specific endonuclease has product MKRVPLLLALALAALPASADPAKPPANRNIRYGTPGEAKDDPAHKEAFLIDRPQYVMSYNDKHKTANWVCWQLVSKDIGRTARGAFEPDKGLPKGFTHITTANYTGSGFDRGHLVPSKDRSDTEENNDAVFLMTNIVPQSSACNQKGWERFESYCRTLAEDGKELYIAAGPHGIGGVANDGTKKLTIGKNAPFVTVPAHVWKVALVLDKGTNPTKHTRVIAVWMPNDDTVTDDWTSYRVPVAEIEKKTKLKFFPLVPKEVSEVLKEKADAVKVTVHKK; this is encoded by the coding sequence ATGAAACGTGTCCCCTTACTTCTCGCGCTCGCACTCGCCGCACTCCCTGCGAGTGCGGACCCGGCGAAACCGCCCGCGAACCGCAACATCCGGTACGGGACGCCCGGCGAGGCGAAGGACGACCCGGCCCATAAGGAAGCGTTCCTCATCGACCGCCCGCAGTATGTCATGTCGTACAACGACAAGCACAAGACCGCGAACTGGGTGTGCTGGCAGTTGGTGTCAAAGGACATCGGGCGCACGGCCCGCGGCGCGTTCGAGCCGGATAAGGGGTTGCCGAAGGGCTTCACGCACATCACCACCGCGAACTACACCGGGAGCGGGTTCGACCGCGGGCACCTCGTTCCCTCGAAGGACCGCTCCGACACGGAGGAGAACAACGACGCGGTGTTCCTCATGACGAACATCGTGCCGCAATCGTCCGCGTGCAACCAGAAGGGCTGGGAGCGGTTCGAGAGTTACTGCCGAACACTGGCGGAGGACGGCAAAGAGCTGTACATCGCGGCCGGGCCGCACGGCATCGGGGGCGTCGCCAACGACGGCACCAAGAAGCTCACCATCGGCAAGAACGCGCCGTTCGTCACCGTTCCCGCACACGTGTGGAAGGTGGCGCTCGTGCTCGATAAGGGCACCAACCCGACCAAACACACGCGCGTCATCGCGGTGTGGATGCCCAACGACGACACGGTCACGGACGACTGGACGAGCTACCGCGTGCCCGTGGCCGAGATCGAGAAGAAGACCAAACTGAAATTCTTCCCGCTGGTGCCCAAAGAGGTCTCGGAAGTGCTGAAGGAGAAGGCCGACGCGGTCAAGGTCACTGTTCACAAGAAGTAG
- a CDS encoding glycine--tRNA ligase encodes MPTKLDMAKFAKFCKDMGFIFQSSEIYGGINGFWDYGPLGVELKRNIKEAWWQDMVRNPPPGPDGQEIRMVGLDCAIIMNPNVWMASGHVGGFSDPMVDCLKCKKRFRADKVHFACAVVDSTSHAISVEADNATDAEPLLKEKIAKLDKKKTPVGRALKAAPQLEYHAATALPASWPRPCPSDDCDGTLTEPRAFNLMFESHAGPIASDDNRVYLRPETAQGIFVNYKNVLDSSRLKLPFGIAQVGKAFRNEINPRNFTFRSREFEQMEIEFFCHPNESRKWYEYWRDLRRQWYSRLGLKSENLVPREQGQEELAHYSVGTTDIEYMFPFSDEPQELEGVAHRGNFDLSAHSHRSGKDLKYFDEEGWNALLQVRLEAFKDDKAKREEEKKKLEKEEKAQFQFVPHVIEPSAGADRFTLAVLCEAYTEDTAPDAKGNPETRIVMKFHPRLAPIKAAIFPLVNKDGMDEEAKKLYRELKPFFNVVYDQSGAIGRRYRRQDEAGTPFCITVDGDTMKDGTVTIRDRDTLKQERIPKSEVRKVLEKALSPV; translated from the coding sequence ATGCCGACCAAGCTCGACATGGCGAAGTTCGCGAAGTTCTGCAAGGACATGGGGTTCATCTTCCAGTCCTCGGAAATCTACGGCGGGATCAACGGGTTCTGGGACTACGGGCCGCTCGGGGTAGAACTGAAGCGGAACATCAAGGAGGCGTGGTGGCAGGACATGGTCCGCAACCCGCCGCCCGGCCCGGACGGTCAGGAAATCCGCATGGTCGGGCTGGACTGCGCCATCATCATGAACCCGAACGTGTGGATGGCGAGCGGGCATGTAGGTGGGTTCTCCGATCCGATGGTAGACTGCCTCAAGTGCAAGAAACGGTTTCGCGCGGACAAGGTCCACTTCGCCTGCGCGGTCGTTGACAGCACCTCGCACGCGATCTCGGTGGAGGCCGACAACGCCACGGATGCCGAACCGCTGCTCAAAGAGAAGATCGCCAAACTCGACAAGAAGAAGACCCCGGTCGGGCGCGCGCTCAAGGCCGCGCCGCAACTGGAGTACCACGCGGCCACGGCACTCCCTGCCTCGTGGCCGCGCCCGTGCCCATCGGATGACTGCGACGGCACGCTCACCGAACCGCGTGCGTTCAACCTGATGTTCGAGAGCCACGCGGGGCCGATCGCGTCGGATGACAACAGGGTTTATCTGCGCCCGGAAACGGCCCAGGGGATCTTCGTCAACTACAAGAACGTGCTGGATTCGTCGCGCCTGAAGCTGCCGTTCGGGATTGCGCAAGTGGGTAAGGCGTTCCGCAACGAGATCAACCCGCGGAACTTCACGTTCCGGTCGCGCGAGTTCGAGCAGATGGAGATCGAGTTTTTCTGCCACCCGAACGAGTCGCGGAAGTGGTACGAATACTGGCGCGACCTGCGCCGGCAGTGGTACTCCCGCTTGGGGCTGAAGAGCGAGAACCTCGTGCCGCGCGAACAGGGCCAGGAGGAACTGGCGCACTACTCGGTCGGCACCACCGACATCGAGTACATGTTCCCATTCTCGGACGAACCGCAGGAACTCGAGGGCGTTGCGCACCGCGGGAATTTCGACCTCTCCGCGCACTCGCACCGCAGCGGAAAGGATCTGAAATACTTCGACGAAGAGGGCTGGAACGCGCTCCTCCAAGTGCGGCTCGAAGCGTTCAAGGACGACAAGGCCAAGCGCGAGGAAGAGAAGAAGAAGCTGGAGAAAGAAGAAAAGGCGCAGTTCCAGTTCGTGCCGCACGTGATCGAGCCGAGTGCGGGGGCGGACCGGTTCACGCTCGCGGTGCTGTGCGAGGCGTACACCGAGGACACCGCGCCCGACGCGAAGGGGAACCCGGAAACGCGGATCGTGATGAAGTTCCACCCGCGGCTCGCGCCGATCAAGGCCGCGATCTTCCCGCTCGTGAACAAGGACGGCATGGACGAGGAGGCGAAGAAGCTCTACCGCGAACTCAAGCCGTTCTTCAACGTGGTGTACGACCAGAGCGGCGCGATCGGGCGCCGGTACCGGCGCCAGGACGAGGCCGGCACGCCGTTCTGCATTACGGTGGACGGTGACACGATGAAGGACGGTACGGTCACCATCCGCGATCGCGATACGCTTAAACAGGAACGCATCCCGAAGAGCGAAGTGCGGAAGGTTCTTGAGAAAGCGCTTTCCCCGGTGTAA
- a CDS encoding HAD family hydrolase, with protein MPLTLEQFVEKIHARPDLPWPVAPKIDAPKAKPSLHPMPVKAVFWTVYGTLVAIPQGELTFEHSQDFLTAAALEKVIKEFKMWNSMSRKPGAPSEYMRELFNKALTTLRLTGGGGGEKFPEVQSERIWDDIVKKLQQKEYTFDAITYGPVNEYVKKIAYFYHASIQGVGPYPGAADALKLLAGRSVFQGLLADGQCFTAGQLQRCLKLEDPDFDLNAIIPPALRLISAEKKARKPSDTLFKAAAALAEGRGLVPSEVLHVGSNLTRDIGPAKKHGFRTALFAGDKNSLAATGEQLKDPALRPDALITELPQVLELIE; from the coding sequence ATGCCGCTCACGCTCGAGCAGTTCGTCGAGAAAATCCACGCGCGCCCGGACTTGCCGTGGCCCGTTGCGCCCAAAATCGATGCGCCCAAGGCCAAGCCGTCGCTCCACCCGATGCCCGTAAAGGCGGTGTTCTGGACCGTGTACGGCACGCTCGTGGCGATCCCGCAGGGCGAACTCACGTTCGAGCACTCGCAAGACTTCCTGACCGCCGCGGCCCTTGAGAAGGTCATCAAAGAGTTCAAAATGTGGAACTCGATGAGCCGCAAACCGGGCGCGCCGTCGGAGTACATGCGCGAGCTATTTAACAAGGCGCTCACCACACTCCGACTCACGGGGGGCGGTGGCGGGGAGAAGTTTCCCGAGGTGCAGTCCGAGCGCATCTGGGACGACATCGTTAAAAAGCTCCAGCAAAAAGAGTACACGTTCGACGCGATCACCTACGGCCCGGTGAACGAGTACGTCAAAAAGATCGCGTACTTCTACCACGCGAGTATTCAGGGCGTCGGGCCGTACCCCGGCGCGGCGGACGCGCTGAAGCTTCTCGCCGGCCGGAGCGTGTTCCAGGGATTGCTGGCGGACGGGCAGTGTTTCACCGCCGGCCAATTGCAGCGGTGCCTGAAACTCGAAGACCCAGACTTCGACTTGAACGCGATTATCCCGCCCGCACTGCGTCTGATCTCGGCCGAGAAGAAAGCCCGGAAGCCGTCGGACACGCTGTTCAAAGCGGCGGCGGCACTCGCAGAGGGGCGCGGACTCGTTCCGTCGGAAGTGCTGCACGTCGGGTCGAACTTGACACGCGACATCGGTCCGGCCAAGAAGCACGGGTTCCGCACGGCCCTGTTCGCGGGCGACAAGAACAGCCTCGCAGCGACCGGCGAGCAGCTCAAAGACCCGGCGCTGCGACCGGACGCACTCATCACCGAGTTACCGCAAGTATTGGAACTGATCGAGTAG